The genomic stretch TTGTTTTTTTCGTCGGTCAAATCAATTACTTTTTCGGTCAACACCAAGTTCACCTTTCTCTTTTTAAGATAAAAGACAAGCATGCCGCACAATGCCAGTCCGCTTATCGTGATAAACAGAACGAACTTATTTTCCCAGTTTGATTTTATTTCCTCATTTAGTCGAACAACCGTAGCAACCGATAGTTTAAGTCCATCTCTTTTAAACGTTTGCATGCTATCCTTGGCCACAACCAGTTTATTCAATAATTCCAGCTCTCCGGCTTTATTTCCCTCTTCTCTGTACAGTTCAATCATGGCCTGATATCCACTTATCAGGCAGGGTAACCGTTGAATTTCCTCGGCAATTTGAATGGCATTTCCAAGATAACTATTCGCTTTGTTCCACTCGTCCTTTCTTAAATAATACCTTCCAGCATGCAGATTAATCCAAAAATCTTCATTTTTCGAATTGTTTTGATTGTGCTCATGTACCATCATCTTTTTAAAATAATGATCTGCAGAATCCTGATTTGCCCGATGATTCAGGAAATAGTTGAGCATATAGGATAGCCCAATTGGCCCCTGTCCGTATTCCAATCCTTTGCGCAAGGATTCCATGGCCCGCTCATATTCGTTTATTTGGAAGTAGAAACGGGCCCTTGTATTGATGAGGTATTGCATCCTTCCCTGTGGTACTTTTCCCTTTCCTTCAAGGACCAAAAAATCCATTGCCTTTTTATTGTGTTCCAATGCTAATTCATGTAAGCCAAGTTGGCTGAAGCATTGTGCAAACTCTTGGTGTAGCCTTCCTTTCAATAAAAAATCATCCCTGTTGTGCAAAAGAGTGCGTGCACTCCCCAAAAATTCAAGACTCTTTTCAAATTTGCCTATTACCCATAAAACATTCCCTAAGTCAATTCTCGCTGCAATTTCATTTCCCGTACCATCCCCTTCCTCAATATAATTCAACAGGTGATTTATGGCTTCCTCATACTTACCGTCCTTCTTCAGGTCTTTAAAATCACCTCTCACCTTTACATAATCATCATGCTTGGTCACTCCTGACACCTCAAAGAATAACCCAAAACAAACTCCGAAGACCAACTTTAACCTAAGCAATGCTAACACAACAATCCAGTTTATTTTCCAAAAATAGTTTTCCAAAAATCATCATTAATAATGAACTGTTAAGAGAAACGCTAAACTGTAGAATCAAAACGTTAACTTTTTAGTTCAATAGATCCATCGGATAGATCTATTTCACGTCCAAAGGTAAATCTAGAAAAAGTGAATTTTCAAAGAAATTATAATTTATTTCCAACATGAAATCCCGTACAGCTTCAATATTGATTAAATACGAAATATTTTTGAAAGCTTTTTATAATCGGATCTTGGCCAAAATCATCCTGCAGTGGGGAGGAAAAGTGGGGTTTTCGATCTTTTATAGACATTTTATATAGACTGGCCCGAAGGTATTTTCCAAAACACGACTACTCGTCTAAACTATAAATATTTGCACACTTATCTTCCAGGCGGTCACGGGAAATCCAAAAAAAGGTATCCACCCCGTCCTTTTTCGTGGTTCAATGCCCCCTTTTTCTTTTAATTCACAATGTTGCATAAAAAGCCCGGTCCATCCAGAGAAACGGTAAAAATCCTTGGAATAAAAATGGCCACAAGGTAGGTTAAAGGACCTCTAAGGAATACTTTAGCCATCTATACAAAAGGAGACTAATTTGAATAGTAAACATTTAGCGCCTCGCTTTACTAAAGGAAATGTACGGACGAACAAGCAGAAAAAGAGAGTGTTCTCAAGGGCAGCAAGAGGAGCCCCATTGGAAATGCCCCTCCATTAATCATCAACCTTTGAAAGGTCTCTGTTAATATTAGTTTTTGTGCTTTGCCTTGTCCCTGTTATGTATATCGGCCCCACTCTCTCCGATGATTAAGTTCTCGATGGTCAGCACCTCGCTATTAATGTCGTGGATGACCTCATCAAGGTTCTCGGCAGCGGCAAAAAGATG from Echinicola soli encodes the following:
- a CDS encoding tetratricopeptide repeat protein, with the translated sequence MLALLRLKLVFGVCFGLFFEVSGVTKHDDYVKVRGDFKDLKKDGKYEEAINHLLNYIEEGDGTGNEIAARIDLGNVLWVIGKFEKSLEFLGSARTLLHNRDDFLLKGRLHQEFAQCFSQLGLHELALEHNKKAMDFLVLEGKGKVPQGRMQYLINTRARFYFQINEYERAMESLRKGLEYGQGPIGLSYMLNYFLNHRANQDSADHYFKKMMVHEHNQNNSKNEDFWINLHAGRYYLRKDEWNKANSYLGNAIQIAEEIQRLPCLISGYQAMIELYREEGNKAGELELLNKLVVAKDSMQTFKRDGLKLSVATVVRLNEEIKSNWENKFVLFITISGLALCGMLVFYLKKRKVNLVLTEKVIDLTDEKNNLLISGENGLEEVVQLAKNNEAGFLAKFEEVYPDWMNRIMGLHPDLTRKELELSAMLYLNFSTKEIASFTFVQHKTVQMRKYRLRKKLHLDSKSDLYLWAKTL